A genomic segment from Aegilops tauschii subsp. strangulata cultivar AL8/78 chromosome 1, Aet v6.0, whole genome shotgun sequence encodes:
- the LOC109743549 gene encoding transcription termination factor MTERF15, mitochondrial, with amino-acid sequence MRGAHTLRSHQPTGRRSFPHPSPRAAAAAAPPCSASGAASSPASAHLPPPLRAPISTAPSLPPPPRPSSPQTLASPWTTTSSRPAASQALKASAKLSHLKSPTKPDAVLSFLAAQGFSSSDVAAVVAGDPKVLCSRVDGYLGPVVAQLTGLGLSRSQTARLISCCHGNLHLTSIVSKLQYYMPLFGSIDNTLRALKGHFYLISSNLERVVKPNVATLRDSGLGDCDIAKLCLAHTRLLTTSVESIRAIVACAESLGVPRGSRMFRHAVCAVAFLGVDKIAAKVVYLKKTFRWSDAQVGIAVSKFPPLLRRSKDSLQRRSEFLISEVGLERTYIAHRPMLLSYSLEGRLRPRYYVVKFLKENGFLNHDRDYYNTLNISEKTFMEKFVCPHKEAAPHLAEDYAGACRGEVPTRFRIA; translated from the coding sequence ATGCGTGGAGCCCACACTCTACGCTCCCACCAACCAACGGGCCGTCGTTCGTTCCCTCACCCCtccccccgcgccgccgccgccgccgcgccaccatgctcCGCCTCCGGTGCTGCATCCTCGCCCGCCTCCGCTCATCTCCCGCCACCTCTCAGGGCTCCTATCTCCACCGCGCcatctctgccgccgccgccgcgcccgtcaTCTCCCCAAACCCTAGCTTCGCCGTGGACGACTACCTCGTCGAGACCTGCGGCCTCACAGGCACTCAAGGCCTCCGCCAAGCTCTCCCACCTCAAATCCCCCACCAAGCCCGACGCCGTCCTCTCCTTCCTCGCCGCCCAGGGCTTCTCCAGCTCCGACGTTGCCGCCGTCGTCGCGGGAGACCCCAAGGTACTCTGCTCCAGAGTGGACGGATACCTTGGCCCCGTCGTCGCCCAGCTCACCGGCCTCGGTCTCTCGCGTTCTCAGACCGCGCGCCTCATCTCCTGCTGCCACGGCAACTTACATCTCACATCCATCGTCTCCAAGCTGCAGTACTACATGCCCCTCTTCGGTTCCATCGACAACACCCTCCGAGCTCTCAAGGGCCACTTTTACCTTATCTCGTCTAACCTTGAGAGGGTGGTCAAGCCCAACGTCGCAACCCTGCGGGACTCGGGGCTGGGTGATTGCGACATTGCCAAGTTGTGCTTAGCTCATACACGGCTGCTCACCACCAGTGTAGAATCCATCCGGGCAATCGTGGCATGCGCTGAAAGTCTTGGTGTGCCCCGTGGATCTCGGATGTTCAGGCATGCGGTGTGTGCTGTTGCATTCCTCGGCGTGGACAAGATCGCCGCCAAAGTGGTGTATTTGAAGAAAACCTTTAGGTGGTCAGATGCTCAGGTCGGCATTGCTGTGTCCAAGTTTCCACCCTTGCTGAGGAGGTCTAAGGATTCTCTGCAGAGGAGGTCAGAGTTCCTCATCTCTGAGGTGGGGCTGGAACGGACATACATTGCTCATCGTCCGATGTTGCTCTCTTACAGCCTGGAGGGCCGGCTCAGGCCCCGGTACTATGTTGTAAAGTTTCTCAAGGAAAACGGATTTCTAAATCATGACCGGGATTACTATAATACACTCAATATCAGCGAGAAGACATTCATGGAGAAGTTCGTATGTCCTCACAAGGAAGCTGCACCCCACCTCGCTGAAGACTATGCCGGTGCTTGCAGAGGGGAAGTGCCCACTAGATTCAGAATTGCATGA